The Nerophis ophidion isolate RoL-2023_Sa linkage group LG29, RoL_Noph_v1.0, whole genome shotgun sequence genome includes the window CGCTCTCAGATCATGGGTCGTTCTGACGAAGAGGCCATAAAGCAGGAGATAAAGGAAGACAACATCGGAAACCAGCTGCTGCGTAAGATGGGGTGGAAGGGAGGCGGCTTGGGGCGAGACGGAGAGGGCATTGCAGAGCCCATCAAAGTCAAGAAGCAGTACTCCAGGGAGGGTTTGGGCTTGGACAGTGTCAAATTCAGCAGCCAGCTCAGCAAACAGGACATTGAGGACATCATTCGCACGTACGTCAGGTCGGGGCGCCAGGACGACCTCCGCTTCGCCAACGACCTGACCAACGAGGAGCGCAAGCAGATCCACCAGGTGTCGCTACAGTACGGCCTACGGAGCAAGTCGTACGGACAGGGGAGTCAGCGATTCCTAGTGGTCAGTCGCAGAGTGGACACAAACCAGCTCATTGGTCAGCTCCTACAGAAAGGACAGGTGGGACGATATGAACTTGTAAAACCTCAGGCCTCGAATTGATTTACCCGGACAAATCACTGCACTCAATTTGTGCGAGGTAAAAGCCAGTCATGGTCTGGACTCTTCAGGTAACGCCTGGGGTAAGGCTGTCCAATAAACACATCTGAATCACGGTCACTATTATGGCTGCCACCATGAAATTAGGATGATCTAAAACATTTTGAGAGTGCCACCAAATTAACGATGCGTATTTCATAGGGATGTAACGTTACCAAGATGTCACAGTATGATGTTTTAAGGCCATGGAATGATAATGTGGAAttgtcccaaaaaataaaaaaaaagtcatggtAAAAATGGCAGCGTGTTACAgaggcaggaatgtttaggataaacataCTTACTACAATTGAACACTAACATAACGCTCAAATCTTCTAATCTGATTTATTCCTGCAAACTTGTATTTTTAGGTGCAAAGAATTGTGCGGAAACATCCACACATTAGCTTCAAATAGATTTTCCGCGTGACGGTTTGTCAAGTAGCTTGTCATACCTTCTGTAATGTGCAATGTCACGCCCTCGGTCGGCTTGGAAACGCACGAGACAAAGGTACCGCTTTAGTACGCCGGGTTTATTTCTCTGTCAGCAATATAACCAAAATAGCTGTGAATGGTTTTTGATGAAATGTTCAGGAAATGTCCATTCTAAACAATTCCTCTTCTCTACTAGGGGGACACATTTCTCCCCCTTGCGCAGAGGATTATGggaaatgtagttttttttttttttgtttttttttacatcggCCATTGAAAAAACAATACAgtcaccaagtttttgtttgacaCTGTCAGACGTCCCAGCATTATTGCGACTTCTTAATATTTacaataccgttacatccctagtaatatttttaagtttcattttgaactgatatttgtgatttcaatattgattaaAATAATTTGAGGCCATAAATGTGCAGCCTTAGCCCAGGTGGGATAGAGTTCCTGCAAAAAGCCCTTTTTCTGCCCCTCGCATAACCTTACATTTCTTTGCGCATATACTTGTTAGAAGTACTACATCTTGATTTATGTTCGTACCAAGCCGGAAATAAGACTATTCACTGTGTTAGCATTTTCCACGAGGCGATTCAAGCGACTGATGGTAGTATGGCCCCATGAACTTTGATGGGAGTAATGCATCATGCAATACTCAACCGTGGTTGCACTTTTTCCTGGTCATTGTACGCAAGTTGCTCCTTCTGTTTAATGGCAGACTGTAGTTGTGAATAAACTCAAACTGATATCACCAGGCTTAGCGTCATTGAAACATTTTAGGTGAAGTGAAAAAGCAACAAGCGTCTGatgtatattcatttatttacaagAAAATGTACACTTTGTTACATGGGTTACCAAGTGCAAACTCTCAAAGGAACTGAAATCTTGTATGGTCAGTTCAGTGTGACCGCCACTTTGTATGATTGTGAAATAGCTTACATATCTTCAGTCTTTAGTTCATGATACCTAATAAGGTGTTGTGTAGCACTCAAACCTAGAAGAAAAGGCAACAGTGTTCGAGGGGTGAATCTCCATGTTGGGTTCAGTCCCAACTGAAAGGCTTTCCAAAAGGCAGAATTTTAAAAAGTGAAGCAAAAACAGGAAGAGCAACACTCATTAAAAAATAGGAATCGTCACAGCAAACCAGACAAGCACGTACAGTTAGCAGCCACTAGAGTAAGGAACCCAGATATAACAAGGTACATTAACTTCATTATAACAAACATACTTTAGGCCAACAACAGCATTCTGCAGAAGTGAATGCCACAAACCGTACAAACTTGGCAAAACAAGTCGGGGGACATGTGTATAATATACTGAGTGGAGTGGGATATCCATTTCCTTCCTTGTGAAATGATATTCCAGGCTGATAACGTGTGGTCAACAGTCACGCCAACTTTGTTCAACAATAGCAGAAACCCTCTTCTCGTACTCCCGCTTGTTTTCTTGGTACAGCTGGGCCGCCTGGCTGTTTGCCGGACTGTTTGGGTTTGGCTCGTCCAGCAAAGACTTGGATAAAGGACAAAAGCGATGTCAGTGGATGaacacagcatttttttttttactttgtctgTGTGCAACCGTCACCTGTATAGAAGTTAATATTGAAGATACGTCATAAGTGGGACTCCAACGGTTTTGAAGAATATCTAAACATATGCTGCCGTCGGCATATACTGCCAAAAGAGCACATATAGATTAAGCATTTTTGGGAGGTGTTCAAAACATAATGCATAATTCATATCCTTACCATTAGGATGAAACATTTTAGAGACAAACCTCACTGTTGGAGGCTTATTTGGATATTCCTCTGTGAACTCGATGGTAAGTTTGAAAGTCCCTGaaagggaccaaaaaaacagaatTGCAGACACTGAACAAACATTGGCCATGGTTTTATTTCACTAACACCATTTTGTACAAATCTAAAACCTGTTTTTTTGGTAACAGGTGCCTGttactctatagcaggggtcggcaacccgccgctctagagccgcatgtggctctttagcgccgccctagtggctctctggagctttttcaaaaatgtatgaaaaatggaaaaaaaaaaaaaataaaggaaaaaaaaaatacatttgttttaatatggtttctgcaggacagacatgacacaaacctccctaattgttataaagcacactgtttacattaaacatgcttcactgattcgagtatttggcgagcgccgttttgtcctactaattttggctgtCCTTGAAGGCactgtggtttgtttacatgtacagctTTCTCCGAcattctaggacgtgttttatgccacttctttttctgtctcattttttccaccaaacttttaatgtggtgcatgaatgcacaaaggtgagttttgttgatgttactatCTTGTGTGGaatgatcagacatatttggctaatcgatgctagcatgctatttaggctagctatatgtacacattgcatcattatgcctcatttgtagctatgtttgAGCTCAGTTTCCTTTaaatcctcttaattcaatttatatctcatgacacactatctgtatgtaatatggcttttaattttttgcggctacagatagatttgtttttgtatttttggtccaatatggctctttcaacattttggtttgccgacccctgctctataggagcggttctcaaactgttttcaTCACCTCAGAAAACGCTTGGCTACATAATGATAGACATTGAAATACAATAGCGTAATAGGcctatgaatttatttaacaatATACTTAATATTTTTGGacacaaacattacacacagtttgaatataggaatataaaacactgtacttcaaTAATGACTCAAACTTGGCGTACTACTCGATCAGGCCTGGGCAGAAAAGGCCCGCTGTGCGtttacaaatcattttttctAACGTTTAACATCGAAACTATTAATCATGCAGTGTCATTTTCAAGTGATCTTAGGTCTTTAACTATATAAAATAACCTAATGGTCGGAATCTGCACATTTGAGTGATATacaagttattacggtaatcatAAGGACTCCAGGCAGAAGGGTTTGCTTACAGTGCAGCCAGCCCGAGACACGGGTGTCGGGACGGACGCAAAAGCACAATTTTACAGCAAAATTCTGCAGAAAAGTGATTGGAGGTTGTTGAGGGCTTTTTAACCTTTGTGTGCACATTTTGCcctgtttgttgtgttttgcttgattgtgcTGTCTATCAAGGAGGAGGTCTAAAAAGGAAAATATGagcaacgttcatatgttgttaatattcagtggtAGTGTTGTAAATCCTACATGTACATGGTTGGTGTCtcatttcagtaaaaaaaaaaccaacaaccgtaaaattccattgttttaTAAAGTGGTCTGTTTCTAGGATTATATCGGATACTATTGTGTTTTTGTGTTGGTGTGCCAGAAAAAAAGGAGCTAAAGCACACAGAACATATTTTTACagctctctctctatatatatacatatatatatacatatatatatctatgtcatatgtatatatatcgatATGCAGCTGTAAAAATCTATtacgaatatatatatttttttacagctcTCTTTCTCTCTATTTATatgcatatgtttatatatatatatgaatatatgtatacgtgtgtgtatatatatatatatatgtgtttatatgtatacatatgtacatatgtgtatatatgtatttgtgtatatatatatatatgcatgtatgtgtatatatttatatacatatgtatatatatacaattatacatatatatgtgcatatgtatatacatatgtgtatgtatatacatgtgtatatatacatatatatacttgtgtgtgtgtatatatatatatacacacacacatgtataagtgtatatatacgtatgtatatacatatgggtatcaatacatatgtatatatataaatatatacatatttatatacatatgtatgtgtataaatgtatatgtttataaatatttgtatgtgtacatatatatatgtatgtgtgtgtatcaatATAGATTTTTACCGctctgtatatgcatatatatatacatatatgtatatatatatatgtatatatatatgtatgtatatatatacgtatgtatgtatatatatatatgtgtatatatacacgtatgtatgtatatatgtatgtatatatatacgtatgtatgtgtatatatgtatatatatgtgtatgtatgtatgtgtatatatatatatatatatgtgtacgtatgtatgtatatatacatatatgtacgtatgtatgtatatatatatgtgtatgtatatatatatgtacgtatggatatatatatatatgtatgtatgtatatatatatatatatgcacgtatgtatgtatacatatgtatgtatacatatgtatgtatatatatatgtatgtatgtatgtacatacgtatgtatgtatgtatatatatacatatgtatgtatgtaaatacatatgtatgtatatatatatacacgtatgtatatatatacatatgtatgtatatatatacgtatgtatgtatatatacgtatgtatgtatatatatatacacacgtatgtatatatacatatgtatgtatatatacgtatgtatatatacatatgtatgtatatatacatatgtatatatacatatgtatgtatatatacgtatgtatatatacatatgtatgtatatatacatatgtatatatacatatgtatgtatatatacatatgtatgtatatatatatatacatatgtatgtatatatatatacatatgtatgtatatatatatacatatgtatgtatatatatacatatgtatgtatgtgtgtatatatatatacatatatacatatgtatatatatgtgtgtatatatatatatatatatatatacatatgtatatatatatatatatatatatacatatgtatatatatatatatatacatatgtatatatatatatacatatgtatatatatatatatacatatgtatatatatatatatatatacatatgtatatatatatatgtatatatatatatatatatacatatgtatatatatatatatatatacatatgtatatatatatatatatacatatgtatatatatatatatatacatatgtatatatatatatacatatgtatatatatatatatatacatatgtatatatacatatgtatatatacatatgtatatatgtatatatgtgtatatatatatatatatacatatgtatatatatatatatatatacacatatgtatgtatatatatatacacatatgtatgtatatatatatatacatatgtgtgtatatacatatatacatgtgtgtatatacatatgtatgtatgtatgtatgtatatatatatacacatgtgtatgtatatatatacacatatgtatgtgtatatatatacacatatgtatgtgtatatatatacacatatgtatgtgtatatatatacacatatgtatgtgtatatatatacaattgtatgtatgtatatatatacacatacatacatacatacatatgtatttattataaacacagatacacacaaacccccagacacattttctctatgtggcccctgagtcctAATTATTGCCCAGGTTTGCACGAGATGGAGCCTGCGTGTAacgcagtttgagaatcactgctctataGTGTAGTATTTGAACGCCACATGAGGAAATACTGTGAACCTTTGCTTTAAATGTACATATATGAGACATGACTTACCATCTTCAAAAGGAGTTCCCTCAGGACTGAAATAATAATAGTAAGTTAATATTTTCACTATATAACTTTAAGTGTATATCTGGTAAACTAAAAAAACTTACCCAAAAATGACAGCGTTCCATACCATGATATTATTTTCTGATGGAGCCCCGCTCACCCCGGCAGGAGGATCTTCTTGCAGcctgaaaaaaaatatacaactgtAAGCCTAATAAACGTTTTCAATAGTACAGTCCATATCAGGTGTCACCAacgctgtgcccgcgggcaccaggtagcccgtaaggaccagatgagtcgcccgctggcctgttcgaaaaatagctcaaatagcagc containing:
- the ube2a gene encoding ubiquitin-conjugating enzyme E2 A, which gives rise to MSTPARRRLMRDFKRLQEDPPAGVSGAPSENNIMVWNAVIFGPEGTPFEDGTFKLTIEFTEEYPNKPPTVRFVSKMFHPNVYADGSICLDILQNRWSPTYDVSSILTSIQSLLDEPNPNSPANSQAAQLYQENKREYEKRVSAIVEQSWRDC